The Nocardioides marmorisolisilvae genomic interval GCTAGCCGAACAGTTAGGCTCGACAACATCCAGCGCCCGTTCCTCAGGCCCGATGGACCACGACCAGTTCATCGGTATCGAGGCTAAGTTGGACCGCGTGTGCACGGCCGCCAGTCGGATTCGGCGTCGAGCATCCGGGCGCACGCTCGTACGCTGGTGCCCAGAAGTGGGCCCTCGTTGATAAACCGCCGTCTTCGTCATGGCGGGACGGTCCACGGCGACGTAATCATCCCTCCTCGAGGACGGGAGACACTTTGTTGATCGCGGCCGACCGTGCAGCGGCGTCCAAGTGATGCAATTGCATTCGAACGACCGTTGCGTTGTGGAGAAGCCGGCCGACGACGAGGCCGGAAGCCGAACCCGGTCAAGATGAGCGTCCCGCCCGGCCCCGCGCCGGATCACAGCGAATGTGGGCGACTTCGGGACTTGAAGCGATCATCCCGAAGGAGGCGTCGGTAAGCGTCCGCCAGGTCGACGGCGTCACGGACGCTGCCGTCAAGGGCGGCGGTGCCATTGTCGAGCTCGACGTCAGACGGCCAAACGGCGACCGGCGTCGGTCCAGGTCGAGGCCGAAGCCGTCCAACAAGGTGCGCTGCGTCGTGGCGTGTGACCCAACCGGGACCGGACTCGCCGGTGAGGAAGTCCGACGGTGAGCCCGGCAGCTATTCCGAGACCTACATGCTGCACGTCGCCGGGCTCGTCTTATCTTCGTTGTAGACGTTGTGCCCGGGGGCCTCCGCCTGCGACCAATTGACTTTTGTGGCGTAGACGCTGTGGCGCTGGGTAACACAATTCCAGGTGTTGGTGATGTGGTGCCACACCCCGTTTCCGTCGATGTAGTACGCGTCGTTCCACTGGTCGTTCATGGTTATGACGTGACCCCGAATCTTGTACCTCGGGAGGCACGGCGTCGCGTGGCTGCCCTCGGACAACCGGTTGAGGTCTGATTGAGGTGCTGGACGTCCGCCGCCTGGACTCATTTCGGAGTAGCAATCCCAGCTGAGTCGGTCGGGGATCCAATGGCGTTGCCCACCGCTCCAAACATAATCCGCGCCGGTGTTGCCGTAGAAGGCGATGGCGTCCATACCGCAACCCCAATGCCCGCCTTCGGCTCCGAGCGATTGAATCTGATCGGTGCGGAGCCCGGTCCGGCTGATCCTCTTGCCTTGTACGTATTGCGTGCAGAACTGTGTCGGGTAGTCGGGGATCCAATGCGCTTGGGCGTTGCCATCGACGTAGTAGCAGTTTCCGTTGGCGTTGCAGGCAATGGTGTCGCGGACGGAGTTCGGATCAATCATGTGGGGCTCGTCAGCCCCCTTCGGCAGGCCGTTCACGTCACCCGAGGGCCACGAGTAGACCGTGGTGTAGGTCTTGTTGAGTTGGACGTACGTCTCCCCATCGGGGATCCAGCGGCGCGTGTTGCTACCGTCGACCACCCATGACGAACCGTCCGTCGACTTCACGATCGAGTTGCCGATCGAGCATGACCCATGCTTATCGGATTTGTTGGGCCAGCCAAGTGCTTTCGGGTCCACGCCTCGTGCTTGCCACGGCAGCCCGGCCTTGTCGCGCCAGCACACCTCGTCTGCGAACGATGGCACCCGATGGAGCACGTAGCTCGAATCGACCTTCCAGGAAACGCCACTGGAGTCCTTGATCAGCTTACCCGGCTGCGGGTTGATCACCGCCGTCAGGTCGCTAGCCTTCGGGATCGCATATGCGTCCGATGTCGACCAAGGCCCGTACACCGGATATTGACGTGCGAGCACCGCGAAGGTCGCACCATCGGGGATCCAGTGCCGCGCGTTCTTCGTATCGACGTAGTAGGAGGTGCCATCGCTGGCCTTGACTACAGCGTCGCCGATAATGCACGGCCATGCCGAACCCTCTACAAGTGGTGGGCCTGTCTGCGATGCACTCAGGCGGGTGCGCGAAACCGTGTAACCGCGCACGTCTCGCCAGCAGACGTCGTCCTGAGCGTATGGGATGTGGTGGAGCACGTGATCGGAGCCGACGACGTATGAAATGCCGTCGGACCGCCTGATGATCGTGCCGGGGGTCGGGTTGACTACTGCGGTCGTGTCCGAACCCTTCGGGATCGCATTGACGTCGGCCGCGGCCCAGGGCCCATACACCGTGCCGTACTTGCGGACCATGACTGCGTAAGTATCGGTGTCGGGAATCCAGTGCCGCGTGTTGGTCCTGTCGACGAACCACGAGGATCCGTTGGACGACTTCACCACCGCGTTTCCGATGACGCACGGCCACGCCTCGTGCTCGGTCAGCGCCCCGATCTGCGCGTTCGACAGTCCGGTCGCCGAGACGGTCCGGTTCTGTACGTCTCGGAAGCACACATCATCCTGGGCGTACGGGATGTGGTGCAGGTCGTAGTCAGGACCAACGACGTAGGAGACACCGTCTGAGCGCCGGATGATTGTGCCCGGTTGTGGGTTGATCAGCTTGATTTGATCTGGGCCTTTGGGAAGGCTCGCGACATCTTTCGCAGGCCATGGCCCAAGGACCTTCGCGTACTTCCGAGCCAATACCGCGTACGTGGCGGTGTCCGGGATCCAGTGCCGCGTGTTCGCCGCGTCGACGAAGTACGAGGATCCGTCGGACGACTTCACCACCGCCGGCCCAATGATGCACGGCCAAGCGTCACCTTCGGGAAGCGTGTTCACATTCGCAGCGCTCAGGTTCGTCGCCGACACGGGGTACTTCTTCATGTCCCGCCAGCAGACATCGTCCTGGATGTAGGGGATGTGGTGTCGGGTTCCGCTGGCATCGACGATCCAGGACACCCCGTCGGCACGACGGATGATGCTGTTTGGCTGTGCGTTGAACAGATGCGGATTGTCGGCGCCCTTGGGGATCTGACTGACATCAGTTGCCGGCCAAGGTCCCGACGCCGCCCCGTATCGCCTCACGAGTGCCGCGTATGTGTCCGTGTCCGGGATCCAGTGCCGCGTGTTGGTCCTGTCGACGTACCACGAGGAGCCGTCGCTCGACTTCACGACCCTGTTGCCAATGATGCACGGCCACGCATCGCCCTCGGACAGTGAGGCGACATCGGAAGAAGTCAGGTTCGTGGCCGACACGGGGTACTTCCTGAGGTCTCGCCAGCACACGTCATCCTGGGCGTAAGGGATGTGATGGCGAACTTCGTGCGCTCCGATCACCCACGAGACGCCGTCTGCACGGCGGATGATGGTGTTGGGTGTGGCATTGAACTTGTGCGGGACCGGCCGGCCCGTGGGCACGGAATCCAGATCTTTCGTGCTCCAGGGTCCCAACGCAGTGCCATAAATATGCTGGTAGGCGTAGAAGGTGTCGGTGTCGGGGATCGAGTGCTTGGTGTTCTTAGTGTCCACGTACCACGACGAGCCGTCGCCGCCCTTGACCACTGCATTGCCGATGATGCACGGCCAGGCGTCGCCCTCGTCGATAGTGCCTAGCCGAGTAGCTGTCAGGCCGGTCGCCGAGACGGCGTAGTTCTTGACGAGTCTCCAGCAGGTGTCGTCCTGCGCATAGGGGATGTGGTGCCACACGCCCCTGTCATCGACAACCCATGAGACACCATCGCTGCGTCGGACGATCGAGTGCAGGATCGGGTTATACATGTGCGGCTCGGCGTTGCCGGGCGGGATGGCGTTGACGTCCGATTTGGGCCAGGGCCCGTAGACCTTACCCGCGTTCTGGCGAGCGAGGACTGCGTACGTGTCGGTGTCCGGAATTGCGTGCCTCAAGTTGGCCGTATCGACGTAATAGGACGAGCCGTCCGACGCCTTTACTACTGCCGGACCAATGATGCACGGCCACGGGTTGGCTACGGTCAGTGGGGCGATACTGGCCGACGAAAGGCCCGTTGACGAGACTGGGTACCGTTTCAGGTCGCGCCAGCACGTGTCGTCCTGGGCGAACGGAATCTTGTGCAGTACACGCTGGTCGTCCACAACGTAGCCTGTGACAACTCCGTTGTTAGCGGTCCGGATGACCGAATTCTTGGTTACGTCCGGCGGCGACACGGCCTCAGCGGGGAGGGCGGCCGTCGTCACGCACTTCTCCGGGGCGTTGAATAGGACCTGGGTGGCTGTGAACTGCTGCGTGTCCCACTCGGTCCACCAGGTCTTCAGGTACGCCCAGGCCTGTTCCTTGAGGAAGCTCTTTGCGGTGTAGCACGACGAGGCGGTCGCGTTCGCCCCAGTTGTCGCGGCGGTGACCTTGACGGCGCCTTGGAGATGGAGCCGGAGGTTAGCGACAAAGCCAGCGACCTGTACCTCCGGATACAGGTTGAATTGAGCCCCGATGTACGAGTCCGTAAGGTTTGCGCTCGCAGATCCGGTCAACTGTGGTGCCATCGGTTGGAAAGTCGTGGAGAAGTCCACCTTGCCGTTGGGCAGCAGGTGCCCCCAGGTCTGGGCATGCGAGCTCAGGACCGCGTGCAGATGGGCCCGCGCGTCGATCGTGAATGAAGCTTCCGGGGTGACGTCGAGACGCAGAGGTGAGGCCCCGAGCTGGGTCGAGTAGGTGAACTTCGAGCCGTTAAGACTGCAGGTAGCGCTGCCCGACACGCTGAAGTCGAGCGTGAGAGTGGGTTCCATACTCATGTGGGCCTCGAGATGCCTGCCAAGGACGTCGACGCTGAATGTCGAATTCACATTCTTGAAGGCGATTCCCGCCGAGC includes:
- a CDS encoding IPT/TIG domain-containing protein translates to MTAQRRKPRPMPRRLLVGVTPPLVAALAFGLITVTAPVPAFAGVVTPKVSPAAAAIPLQSVPPTARTSGLAAAPAARTAHPRSAGRRPVIDRLSAASGLTTGGQTIRIRGRNFLHVRSVTFGTAAARNIKVLAPTRIRVVVPPYWPATVRVKVVTARGTTPKKGHNQFTYVKPPVRSTSTVAAKNGVVRIPGKAITAIAKTDAGWAVTVNRFTPTPTVGAKAFASPDRSTPAGSPLTGVLGGWVTKVTTAKSTATITIAAIPLDQLLAKYKVNYSGPVTQSSSTNPSSRARVRYGSSESGSSTTPIDFGAMAAKYVTCTATHGGKVDVSGSAGIAFKNVNSTFSVDVLGRHLEAHMSMEPTLTLDFSVSGSATCSLNGSKFTYSTQLGASPLRLDVTPEASFTIDARAHLHAVLSSHAQTWGHLLPNGKVDFSTTFQPMAPQLTGSASANLTDSYIGAQFNLYPEVQVAGFVANLRLHLQGAVKVTAATTGANATASSCYTAKSFLKEQAWAYLKTWWTEWDTQQFTATQVLFNAPEKCVTTAALPAEAVSPPDVTKNSVIRTANNGVVTGYVVDDQRVLHKIPFAQDDTCWRDLKRYPVSSTGLSSASIAPLTVANPWPCIIGPAVVKASDGSSYYVDTANLRHAIPDTDTYAVLARQNAGKVYGPWPKSDVNAIPPGNAEPHMYNPILHSIVRRSDGVSWVVDDRGVWHHIPYAQDDTCWRLVKNYAVSATGLTATRLGTIDEGDAWPCIIGNAVVKGGDGSSWYVDTKNTKHSIPDTDTFYAYQHIYGTALGPWSTKDLDSVPTGRPVPHKFNATPNTIIRRADGVSWVIGAHEVRHHIPYAQDDVCWRDLRKYPVSATNLTSSDVASLSEGDAWPCIIGNRVVKSSDGSSWYVDRTNTRHWIPDTDTYAALVRRYGAASGPWPATDVSQIPKGADNPHLFNAQPNSIIRRADGVSWIVDASGTRHHIPYIQDDVCWRDMKKYPVSATNLSAANVNTLPEGDAWPCIIGPAVVKSSDGSSYFVDAANTRHWIPDTATYAVLARKYAKVLGPWPAKDVASLPKGPDQIKLINPQPGTIIRRSDGVSYVVGPDYDLHHIPYAQDDVCFRDVQNRTVSATGLSNAQIGALTEHEAWPCVIGNAVVKSSNGSSWFVDRTNTRHWIPDTDTYAVMVRKYGTVYGPWAAADVNAIPKGSDTTAVVNPTPGTIIRRSDGISYVVGSDHVLHHIPYAQDDVCWRDVRGYTVSRTRLSASQTGPPLVEGSAWPCIIGDAVVKASDGTSYYVDTKNARHWIPDGATFAVLARQYPVYGPWSTSDAYAIPKASDLTAVINPQPGKLIKDSSGVSWKVDSSYVLHRVPSFADEVCWRDKAGLPWQARGVDPKALGWPNKSDKHGSCSIGNSIVKSTDGSSWVVDGSNTRRWIPDGETYVQLNKTYTTVYSWPSGDVNGLPKGADEPHMIDPNSVRDTIACNANGNCYYVDGNAQAHWIPDYPTQFCTQYVQGKRISRTGLRTDQIQSLGAEGGHWGCGMDAIAFYGNTGADYVWSGGQRHWIPDRLSWDCYSEMSPGGGRPAPQSDLNRLSEGSHATPCLPRYKIRGHVITMNDQWNDAYYIDGNGVWHHITNTWNCVTQRHSVYATKVNWSQAEAPGHNVYNEDKTSPATCSM